The DNA window CAGGACGAATTTGACATGCTGGCGGGCCAGTTCAACCGGGTACTCGATACCCTGGAGCACAATCTCAATGCGGTCCGCGGCGTCACCGACAACATAGCCCACGACCTGCGCACACCGCTTTCACACCTGCGTATCGGCCTGGAACAGCTCAAGGATCAAGAGCCCGAAGCCAGAGCCGAGGCCTGTGAAGGTTTGATAGAAGAGCTGGACCACTGCCTGGCCACCTTCGATGCCATGTTGTCCCTGACCCGCATTGAAGAAGGTAAGCAGCAATTGGATCTGCAGCCCCTGAGCCTGCAGCAGCTGTGCCAGGATCTGGTGGAAATGGCGGGAGTGCTGGCGGAGGAACAGGAGCAGCAATTGAGTCTGTCTCTGGGGCGGGAATACCAGTTGTCCGGCGATAAACACCTGCTGTTCCAGGCGCTGTTCAATCTGGTGGACAACGCCATTAAATATGCCGGCCACGGCGCCCACATTGAGCTGGTCCAGCAGGGGCCGGTATTGGAGATCCGCGACAACGGCCCGGGCATTCCCGATGAAGCCAAGGAGCGGGTGTTTGAACGCCTGGTCCGGCTCGACCCCAGCCGCAATCAGCTGGGCACGGGCCTTGGTCTGTCCATGGTAAAAGCGATATTATCGCGCCACAATGCCATCATCCGCCTGTTGGACAATGATCCCGGGCTGGTGGTGCGAATCCAATTTCAGCCCTGAGAGGCCTAATGTTCACAGTCATCAGCGAGCAAAGTGACTTTTTGGTCATCAACAAGCATGCCGGCGTGCATTTCCACAGCCAGGACGGCACTGCCGGGGTGGTGGCCACGGCCGAACAGCAGTTGGGGCTCAAGCTGTATCCGGTACACAGACTCGATACCCTGACCTCAGGTCTGTTGCTGCTGGCCAAGTCGTCCGATGCTGCCCGCGACTTTACCGAGCTGTTCAGCCAACACAGGGTACAGAAATATTACCTGGCGCTGGCACAAGGGAAACCCAAGAAGAAACAAGGTCGTATCGCCGGGGATATGGCCAAGTCCCGTCGCAGTCAATACAAGCTGACCCGCACTCTGGACAATCCTGCCATCACCCAGTTCTTTTCCCATTCAGTGGCCGAGGGCCTGCGCTTATACCTGTTGAAACCGCTGACAGGCAAAACCCACCAGCTGCGGGTGGCACTGGCCAGTCTGGGGGTACCGATTCTGGGTGACAGCCTCTACGGCGGGGCAGCAGCGGATCGCGGCTATTTGCATGCCTATGAACTCAACTTCAACTTCCGCGGCACGGATTATCTTTTTCGCTGTCCCCCTGAGCAGGGGCAGGAGTTTCTGTTGCCACAGGTCACCGAGCAGCTGCAGGGGCCCTGGTTTTCAGCCGTCGGCCTCGATTGGCCGGCTTGACTCGGGGCCAATGCAATTGCGGCCGGCGTCCTTGGCCAGATACAGGGCACGATCGGCGGTCTCAAGCAAATCGGTCGGCATCAAGCCACCACGAACTGTGGCGCAGCCAAAACTGCCGCTGAGTGGGATCTGCTGATCTTTCCAGCGCAATGGATTTTGCATCAACGCCTGGCGCAATGTCTCCGCCAGCTCGCGCACCTGGCGGGCATCGGTATTGGGCAGCAGCAATAAGAACTCCTCACCACCGAAACGACACAACACGTCATCCCGGCGGCATTCGCGCTGCAACAACAGGGCCGTCTGCCGCAGCGCCTCATCACCGGCCAGGTGGCCATAGGTATCGTTTACCTGCTTGAAATGGTCGAGGTCCATCAGGATCAAGCTATAGACCGGCGTTTCACCCTTTTCCCAGGCTTGGTGTAGACGTTCATGTTTGCCGGCACAGCTGCGCCTGTTCCATAGACCGGTCAGTAAATCCCTGTCTGCCAGATAGCGGATCTTGGTCACCAAACGGGTAATGGCATTGGCCACTGTGAGGATACTGATAACCAAGGTTTGCACCAGATAGAGCCAAAGTATGGGCACGGCCTCGGCGGTATCCAGGGACACAAAGCGCTTCCCGTCTTGCCCCAACCACAGGATCACCCCCAGCCTGACCACAAAGGACAGGCTGGCCAACAGAATGGGACTGACCAACAGCCATGCCCGCCAACGGGACATGCTCTTGGACAAGCCCTCGAAATTAGCCTGAGCCAGGCGCCAGAACAACCAGGCCGCCGCAATGGAGAACAGGCTGCCCAGATACAGGGAGGACGCGGCCGAAGGTGGGACCAACAACATTAAACCGGCAAAACACAGCAGCACCAGGACATCGAGCTTTATGCCTGAATCCAAATGGAACAGTTGCAGGGTTCCCCAGCGCAATAGCAAATAGCCCGTCAGCAACAAGATATCGGCTGTAAACCAATAAAGGTAACTCGGTTCTGCCTGGCGCGCAGCCGTCAGTATCAGGCCCAGCATCATCAGGGCATAGGAACCGGCATAGCGCCAGCTGGCACGGGGAGCAATGCGCTGGGGATAGGCCAAAAAGGCCCAAGCAAGAGAGCAAATAGCCGACAGCAGTATGATGACCCTGAACAGGGTCTGCGCCTGAATATCCATCACCGAACCTTTTATGCTGATTCCGTTAAAGATTGCACAGGATTGCTACCCTGTCAGCAAAATTGCAAAACGGCCAATAATTCTGCTTGCCGTAAAGCGCAAAGGCTGCCAAGTTACTGTTATGGTCCCAATAAAAAGGAGAAATACCATGGACACCAACAAATTGCTGCTCGTTATTATTGCTTTGTTCCTGCCACCTTTGGCCGTGTTTCTCAAGGCCGGTGTAGGTAAAGATTTACTGATCAACATCATTCTCTGCTTTGCGTTTTACATCCCCGGTATATTGCACGCCCTGTGGGTCGTGAACCGCGACTGAATCCAGTTCACCCCGGTGTTGGGCCGCTGCTATAATCCCGGCTCCACACCGGAGGCAAGATGAACCGCAAAAAGAAAATCAACCAAACCCTCAAGGCCAAGGCCAAAAAAGCCAACGCCAAGCTGCATAGCAGTAATAAGCCGGCCTATATCTCCAAAGCTGAACGTGCCAGGCTTGCTGCAGAAGCAGATGCGGCAGCTTTGCCCCAGGCCGATTAGTTTTCCGACTCTTCCCCCAGCGCCGGGATCCGCTCATATTTGAACTGATAACGACGCTTGAGTTCGGCTATGGCATCGGCCTGTTCCCGCAAAAAGCGATCAAATTGGGCAATAATGGCCGGATGTTTGATGGTCGACAGGCTGAATTCGCCACTTGAATAGGGTAATCCCGGATCGAATTGCACTTCCTTGTCCTTGCCCAGCGCCATAAAGTGCGCCCGCACCACATCGGCATTCAGATAAACCCCGTCCACCCTCTGTCGCAGCAACATGGCAATCACGGCTTCCACCGAGGACACCTCAAGTATTTCCAATTGCCCACGGGCAACCCTGGGCACATAGTGCACTGCAGTCCAGCCTATGGGCATGGCCATACGCTTTAGACTGTCCAGCGGCTTGCCCACATTACCGCTGTGGCGGCTGATACCATCGACATAACCCACCACCCCGGCACTGTACACCAGGGTTTTATCGGCCTTCATATCGATAAGCCATTGGGGATTATCCGGGTACTGAAAGTCGACCCGGCCGTTGAACAGATCTTTTACGGTGCGGATATAGGGTTCGGCCATGTACACAAAGCGGTAATTATGCTGTTGGGCAAAGAGGTCGAGCACATCGCGGCCAAAGCCCGAGTAGCGCCCATTTTGCATAAAGTAATGGGGTGGATAATAAAAATTTTGCACCCCGATAATGAAGGTCGGCCGGGTATCGGGAGGATTCGGCGGTGAAATGGTATCAATATCCGGATCGGCTCCCCAGACCTGGGCACACACACCCAGCAATGCCACCAACGCCCACCACAATTTCATCATTCATTGTCCGCAACCGGCCTTTTTTCAAGTCTAGGCCCTACAGTCCGGTAATACACAGCCAGACACACATCTTTGGCGCAGACAAAAAAACAGCCGCACATCCGGCGGCTGTTTTTGTGGTGAATGACAATCCCTATAGCTGACCGGGAACCGCAGGAAAGCCCAATACGGATGCATTGGCCCAGTTGCCACACACGCCCGGGCTGCCACCGGTAGTGCGCAGGCTAAGCAGACTCACGCCGCGGATATCCAGCTCGGGTTTGACCACGGCAGGGGCCTGTACCAGCCCGGAATCGTACAGCAGCCTGTCATCACCCCAAATTTGGAACTGCATTCCGCCCTTGCTGCGACAGCTGTCATCTATCCCCAGATCGGCCCGCAGCAATTGCCACTGGCCACTCAGGCGATAGTCGATGCGACTGCTGTGGGACACACCCAATCCCCTGCTGAACTTCAATCCATTCATTGACATCTGGGCACCATCACCGCTCTTACGCCCGCCATTGGCAAGGTTAAGCTCCACCGGCCCCAGGGCATTGTCGCTGCGAAGCGGCGATTGCTCAGCAAGGAACAACTGGGTTCTGGCCGTCTTGGGCTCGGACTGTTGCAACACCCTGAACTCAGAAATGGTGATGGGTGACACCTGTTTTGGCAGCAAGGCGTTATAGGCCTTGGCGGTGTCCTTGGCGGCGGTGACCATGGGATCGACTTCGGCCTGATCTTGGGTACTGAGCACTCTGAACCTCAACAAACTGCCTGGCTTGGCCGGGAATTCCACCTTTTGCAATTGCTGTGACTTGGCCAATCGTCCCTTGGCGACAGGTTCCCCCCACTCGCCGTTATTGTCGCCCAGATAGACCTCATAGTCGGCCACTTGCCCATATTCCCAATGCTTGTCATTGCGAGGTGCAATCTCGAAGCCGGCGATCAGCCGTCGCTCGCCCAGGGCCAGGGTGAACTCATGGGCACCTGTCTTCTGGGACTGATCCCGCTTGGTGCGGAACCAGGTATCCGGATTGCCGTCAAAGG is part of the Shewanella cyperi genome and encodes:
- a CDS encoding GGDEF domain-containing protein, with translation MDIQAQTLFRVIILLSAICSLAWAFLAYPQRIAPRASWRYAGSYALMMLGLILTAARQAEPSYLYWFTADILLLTGYLLLRWGTLQLFHLDSGIKLDVLVLLCFAGLMLLVPPSAASSLYLGSLFSIAAAWLFWRLAQANFEGLSKSMSRWRAWLLVSPILLASLSFVVRLGVILWLGQDGKRFVSLDTAEAVPILWLYLVQTLVISILTVANAITRLVTKIRYLADRDLLTGLWNRRSCAGKHERLHQAWEKGETPVYSLILMDLDHFKQVNDTYGHLAGDEALRQTALLLQRECRRDDVLCRFGGEEFLLLLPNTDARQVRELAETLRQALMQNPLRWKDQQIPLSGSFGCATVRGGLMPTDLLETADRALYLAKDAGRNCIGPESSRPIEADG
- a CDS encoding DUF2986 domain-containing protein encodes the protein MNRKKKINQTLKAKAKKANAKLHSSNKPAYISKAERARLAAEADAAALPQAD
- a CDS encoding substrate-binding periplasmic protein, coding for MMKLWWALVALLGVCAQVWGADPDIDTISPPNPPDTRPTFIIGVQNFYYPPHYFMQNGRYSGFGRDVLDLFAQQHNYRFVYMAEPYIRTVKDLFNGRVDFQYPDNPQWLIDMKADKTLVYSAGVVGYVDGISRHSGNVGKPLDSLKRMAMPIGWTAVHYVPRVARGQLEILEVSSVEAVIAMLLRQRVDGVYLNADVVRAHFMALGKDKEVQFDPGLPYSSGEFSLSTIKHPAIIAQFDRFLREQADAIAELKRRYQFKYERIPALGEESEN
- a CDS encoding YqaE/Pmp3 family membrane protein, with protein sequence MDTNKLLLVIIALFLPPLAVFLKAGVGKDLLINIILCFAFYIPGILHALWVVNRD
- a CDS encoding sensor histidine kinase encodes the protein MTLIISILLFALYRQLVTEQQNQVQQRLMGEMQRYQQLALNVDRRSFAAQVRAADPRTALVAWRNSADLIGALSLIPEDIPLLPQTVDFPILTGGPDRLHILTGGLAVTAYGPVLIATRTDHLAALIKKFIRAAATAVALTIVLTLALGLLFSKAILRRLVQYNRLAIRIERGQYDTRLPISWRQDEFDMLAGQFNRVLDTLEHNLNAVRGVTDNIAHDLRTPLSHLRIGLEQLKDQEPEARAEACEGLIEELDHCLATFDAMLSLTRIEEGKQQLDLQPLSLQQLCQDLVEMAGVLAEEQEQQLSLSLGREYQLSGDKHLLFQALFNLVDNAIKYAGHGAHIELVQQGPVLEIRDNGPGIPDEAKERVFERLVRLDPSRNQLGTGLGLSMVKAILSRHNAIIRLLDNDPGLVVRIQFQP
- a CDS encoding TIGR01621 family pseudouridine synthase; this translates as MFTVISEQSDFLVINKHAGVHFHSQDGTAGVVATAEQQLGLKLYPVHRLDTLTSGLLLLAKSSDAARDFTELFSQHRVQKYYLALAQGKPKKKQGRIAGDMAKSRRSQYKLTRTLDNPAITQFFSHSVAEGLRLYLLKPLTGKTHQLRVALASLGVPILGDSLYGGAAADRGYLHAYELNFNFRGTDYLFRCPPEQGQEFLLPQVTEQLQGPWFSAVGLDWPA